A genomic region of Magnolia sinica isolate HGM2019 chromosome 6, MsV1, whole genome shotgun sequence contains the following coding sequences:
- the LOC131249908 gene encoding ABC transporter G family member 9-like — protein MIESQPSGKSSLKEIDKEEEREEEVSQCSSITRWKVYDGPICKYLSIFTRWTLMRILRFIRLIMSDGNPLYFGRGSEALDYFSSINHTPSVATNPSDFLLDLVNGISGDDVEENRAAVKEELAASYRSNIAEKLKRELKGIKFKGERA, from the exons ATGATCGAGTCTCAGCCATCGGGGAAGAGCTCTCTAAAGGAGATCGacaaggaagaggagagagaagaggaag TTTCTCAGTGTTCATCGATCACCAGATGGAAGGTATATGATGGCCCTATTTGTAAATATCTTTCAATATTTACCAGATGGACTCTCATGAGAATTCTACGTTTCATAAGACTGATCATGTCAGACGGGAACCCTCTCTATTTCGGCAGAGGGTCAGAGGCTTTGGACTACTTCTCCAGCATCAATCACACTCCCTCAGTCGCCACGAATCCTTCTGATTTCCTTCTCGACCTTGTGAATG GTATATCTGGTGATGATGTGGAGGAGAATAGGGCAGCTGTGAAGGAAGAATTGGCTGCTTCCTATAGGAGTAACATTGCTGAGAAgctgaaaagggagcttaaagggATTAAATTCAAGGGGGAGAGAGCGTAA
- the LOC131249554 gene encoding uncharacterized protein LOC131249554, translating into MDKSWMQKSRVSLEYVKGMKEFIEFAFNNAASEEKILCPCVKCANLFWRAHKEVVDHLVCEGIMPNYTRWVFHGEASSSSTSGSATSTHDDMPPRDDMHGLLHDVFGISGVDDMPTELPSQEPIQEEPNLEAERFFRLLQDAEQALYPGCKKFTKLSFVVRMYQLKCLNGWSNKSFTMLLELLKEALPEGETLPSSFYETKKIIKELGLSYNKIDACPNDCQLYWKTNVNDESCVVCGISRWKTMEHNSNDDEATTIPSKVKKIPAKTLWHFSLIPSLQRLFMEAQTAKNMKWHDKGRTKDECMRHPADSPIWKSFNEQHPNFSYDSRNDDEYCS; encoded by the exons atggataagagttggatgcaaaAGTCAAG GGTGAGCTTGGAATATGTTAAGGGCATGAAGGAATTCattgagtttgcattcaacaatgctGCTAGCGAGGAGAAGATCTTATGTCCATGTGTAAAGTGCGCCAACCTCTTTTGGCGTGCTCATAAAGAAGTGGTAGATCATCTTGTGTGTGAGGGAATTATGCCGAATTACACCCGTTGGGTGTTTCATGGGGAGGCGTCTTCTTCATCGACTTCCGGCTCTGCAACTAGTACACATGATGATATGCCTCCACGTGATGACATGCATGGATTGTTGCATGATGTGTTTGGAATATCAGGTGTGGATGACATGCCAACTGAGTTGCCATCACAGGAGCCAATACAAGAGGAACCGAATCTTGAAGCTGAAAGATTCTTCAGGTTGTTGCAAGACGCCGAACAAGCCTTGTACCCGGGATGTAAGAAGTTCACGAAACTCTCTTTTGTTGTTCGAATGTATCAACTTAAGTGCTTAAATGGATGGAGCAACAAGTCATTCACCATGTTGCTtgaattgttgaaagaagcacTCCCCGAGGGTGAGACGTTGCCGAGTTCCTTTTATGAGACCAAGAAGATTATTAAAGAACTGGGCCTCAGTTATAACAAGATCGATGCATGCCCCAATGATTGCCAGTTGTATTGGAAGACTAATGTGAATGATGAGTCATGTGTTGTGTGCGGTATATCCAGATGGAAAACGATGGAACATAATTCTAATGACGATGAGGCAACAACTATTCCCTCCAAAGTTAAGAAGATTCCAGCAAAGACATTGTGGCATTTTTCATTAATACCAAGTTTACAAAGGTTATTTATGGAAGCACAAACAGCTAAAAACATGAAATGGCATGACAAGGGACGAAccaaggatgagtgcatgagacaTCCTGCTGATTCTCCTATATGGAAATCTTTTAACGAGCAACACCCAAATTTTTCATATGATAGTCGTAAT GACGATGAGTATTGCTCATAG